One window of the Lycorma delicatula isolate Av1 chromosome 3, ASM4794821v1, whole genome shotgun sequence genome contains the following:
- the LOC142321493 gene encoding ejaculatory bulb-specific protein 3-like translates to MMKFVLIASFLVIAVSAKPADKKYTTKYDNIDLDEILSNDRLFANYFACLMETGKCTPDGTELKESLPDALATKCSKCSEKQKEGTEKVMKFLIEKKPEQFNELEKKYDSEGKYRAAYKEEAAKHGINI, encoded by the exons ATGATGAAATTCGTACTTATTGCTTCTTTCTTAGTAATCGCCGTCTCCGCTAAGCCGGCTGACAAGAAATACACCACCAAATACGATAATATTGACCTCGATGAAATTCTCAGCAACGACAGACTTTTCGCCAACTACTTCGCATGTCTTATGGAGACTGGCAAATGCACTCCTGATGGTACCGAATTGAAAG aatcacTCCCTGATGCTTTGGCTACTAAATGTTCAAAATGTAGTGAAAAACAAAAGGAAGGTACAGAAAAAGTCATGAAGTTCTTGATCGAAAAGAAACCAGAACAATTCAATGAATTGGAAAAGAAATACGACTCAGAAGGTAAATACAGAGCAGCCTACAAAGAAGAAGCTGCCAAGCATGGAATCaacatctaa